In the genome of Acaryochloris thomasi RCC1774, one region contains:
- a CDS encoding PD-(D/E)XK nuclease family protein yields MLSGGVLRVHDTPEAVDIQLGLYDLLLKQTYQQALKKLSLIYLRTGRKVTYQVTPEHRKESKRLIEKLAVSLQKENEWRPQEGEQCDRCSYQRYCAEKAEVPEPLPENARRPKGMQLLLPL; encoded by the coding sequence ATCTTATCGGGTGGGGTATTACGAGTTCATGATACTCCTGAGGCGGTTGATATTCAGTTGGGTCTCTATGATTTACTGCTCAAGCAAACTTATCAGCAAGCATTGAAGAAGCTCAGCCTGATTTATCTGCGGACCGGAAGGAAGGTTACCTATCAGGTGACACCTGAACATAGGAAAGAGTCAAAAAGGCTGATCGAGAAACTAGCCGTCAGCTTGCAGAAGGAAAATGAATGGAGACCGCAAGAAGGAGAACAGTGCGATCGCTGTAGCTATCAGCGCTATTGCGCGGAGAAGGCAGAGGTGCCTGAGCCATTGCCGGAAAATGCCAGAAGGCCGAAGGGGATGCAGTTGTTGTTGCCGTTGTAA
- a CDS encoding DUF7693 family protein produces MKSILKSLLPTQWQKSQKFSSERPDFNDPTLYSDTDLQHSHCQVGPREVAEVLRKMISGEKNAQAVFDTFFLSCISGDLFDFTIDDYKISLLIDDPGTFDYIESVTIEGRRAAYGDWKVDPEFLLSDEEQNQFQMLLESL; encoded by the coding sequence ATGAAATCAATACTAAAATCGTTACTACCAACTCAATGGCAAAAGAGTCAAAAATTTAGTAGTGAACGACCTGATTTCAATGATCCTACGCTTTACTCTGATACAGATCTGCAACATTCTCACTGTCAGGTTGGCCCGAGAGAGGTTGCAGAAGTCCTGAGAAAAATGATATCTGGAGAGAAGAACGCCCAGGCAGTATTTGATACTTTTTTCTTGAGCTGCATATCTGGCGATCTATTTGATTTTACGATTGATGATTACAAGATCAGTTTGTTAATAGATGATCCAGGCACATTCGACTACATCGAATCTGTAACTATTGAAGGCAGGCGAGCTGCCTACGGTGACTGGAAAGTCGATCCTGAATTTCTCTTGAGTGATGAGGAACAGAATCAATTTCAGATGCTCTTGGAAAGCCTCTGA
- a CDS encoding LexA family protein, protein MQVQSIHELKELSELERPLLGSLVPAGFPSPADQYIECNLDLNKLAIAHPSATFFMRVSGDSMVEAGIFDRDYLVVDRAVEATHGSIVIAELGGELTVKRLYKQGRVLELRPENSQYQPIRIHRESELEIWGVVRGVFRKTV, encoded by the coding sequence ATGCAAGTTCAATCTATCCACGAGCTGAAAGAGCTTTCTGAGCTAGAGCGACCGCTCCTCGGTTCCCTTGTACCGGCTGGATTCCCTTCGCCAGCAGACCAATACATTGAGTGTAATCTCGACCTCAACAAACTTGCGATCGCACATCCTTCAGCGACGTTCTTCATGCGAGTTTCGGGCGATTCGATGGTGGAGGCAGGCATCTTCGACCGGGACTATCTGGTTGTCGATCGGGCAGTCGAAGCGACGCATGGTTCTATCGTTATCGCAGAGCTGGGAGGAGAGCTGACGGTCAAGCGCCTATACAAGCAAGGCAGAGTGTTGGAGCTGCGACCAGAGAATAGCCAGTACCAGCCAATTCGGATCCATCGAGAGTCTGAGCTAGAGATCTGGGGGGTCGTCAGGGGTGTTTTCAGGAAAACGGTCTAA